Proteins co-encoded in one Papaver somniferum cultivar HN1 chromosome 5, ASM357369v1, whole genome shotgun sequence genomic window:
- the LOC113282631 gene encoding FACT complex subunit SPT16-like isoform X1 yields the protein MDAIYNAKNRETYFEEMNRYNQTRLAHSVKFRTSCRLLRGHSGTEDAFNKKGDDVRPSSPVKLQLEINVLDIIKLTDVAIYPKVGAQAMGSLEAHVNGFRYETSSAQPHIDVAYENIKCAFFRAGDDKIPPLLHLHLHNQIILGTEETNNINFRSEATLVGQIDEGNKDLQDFVDKVTNMWDSKPILTNLFESSEYEFHGFFPTKVRAVFALTSRFLVELVETNPIVVKLDEIEIVNLAQLRPNEIDMTVVFGDFSRDVLEINSIPLESLAEIKHCLNYANVKYYQNERDLNWNEEVKKFRDSPQKFIMEGGWESLNLEAGDASDCFYWEEYGGLDEEDW from the coding sequence ATGGATGCAATCTACAACGCTAAAAACCGGGAGACGTATTTTGAGGAGATGAACAGGTATAACCAGACAAGACTTGCTCACTCGGTAAAGTTTCGAACATCCTGTAGATTGCTTAGGGGTCATTCTGGTACAGAAGATGCTTTTAACAAAAAAGGTGACGATGTAAGACCTTCCTCTCCGGTGAAACTGCAGTTGGAAATTAATGTGCTGGATATTATCAAGTTAACTGACGTCGCAATCTATCCCAAGGTAGGAGCTCAAGCTATGGGTTCCCTCGAAGCGCATGTGAATGGGTTCCGGTATGAAACCTCCAGTGCCCAGCCCCATATAGATGTTGCATATGAGAACATAAAGTGCGCTTTCTTCCGAGCTGGAGATGATAAGATACCGCCTCTCTTGCACTTACACTTGCACAACCAGATTATATTGGGGACAGAAGAGACTAATAATATCAATTTCCGTTCGGAGGCAACCCTTGTTGGACAGATTGATGAAGGTAATAAAGATCTCCAGGACTTTGTTGACAAAGTTACAAATATGTGGGACTCCAAGCCTATACTTACCAATTTGTTTGAATCGTCAGAGTACGAATTTCATGGATTTTTTCCCACAAAGGTGCGGGCTGTCTTTGCGCTGACTTCACGTTTCCTAGTAGAGCTTGTAGAAACAAATCCCATTGTGGTTAAACTAGACGAGATCGAGATTGTTAATCTGGCGCAGCTTCGACCCAATGAAATTGATATGACAGTGGTATTCGGAGACTTCAGTCGTGATGTGCTTGAAATCAACTCAATTCCATTAGAATCACTAGCTGAAATTAAGCATTGTCTGAACTATGCAAACGTCAAGTACTATCAGAACGAGCGAGATCTAAATTGgaatgaagaagtgaagaaattcaGAGATTCCCCACAGAAGTTCATCATGGAAGGTGGGTGGGAGTCCTTGAACCTCGAGGCTGGTGATGCTTCAGACTGTTTCTACTGGGAAGAATATGGTGGATTAGATGAAGAGGATTGGTGA
- the LOC113282631 gene encoding FACT complex subunit SPT16-like isoform X2, which produces MDAIYNAKNRETYFEEMNRYNQTRLAHSVKFRTSCRLLRGHSGTEDAFNKKGDDVRPSSPVKLQLEINVLDIIKLTDVAIYPKVGAQAMGSLEAHVNGFRYETSSAQPHIDVAYENIKCAFFRAGDDKIPPLLHLHLHNQIILGTEETNNINFRSEATLVGQIDEEYEFHGFFPTKVRAVFALTSRFLVELVETNPIVVKLDEIEIVNLAQLRPNEIDMTVVFGDFSRDVLEINSIPLESLAEIKHCLNYANVKYYQNERDLNWNEEVKKFRDSPQKFIMEGGWESLNLEAGDASDCFYWEEYGGLDEEDW; this is translated from the exons ATGGATGCAATCTACAACGCTAAAAACCGGGAGACGTATTTTGAGGAGATGAACAGGTATAACCAGACAAGACTTGCTCACTCGGTAAAGTTTCGAACATCCTGTAGATTGCTTAGGGGTCATTCTGGTACAGAAGATGCTTTTAACAAAAAAGGTGACGATGTAAGACCTTCCTCTCCGGTGAAACTGCAGTTGGAAATTAATGTGCTGGATATTATCAAGTTAACTGACGTCGCAATCTATCCCAAGGTAGGAGCTCAAGCTATGGGTTCCCTCGAAGCGCATGTGAATGGGTTCCGGTATGAAACCTCCAGTGCCCAGCCCCATATAGATGTTGCATATGAGAACATAAAGTGCGCTTTCTTCCGAGCTGGAGATGATAAGATACCGCCTCTCTTGCACTTACACTTGCACAACCAGATTATATTGGGGACAGAAGAGACTAATAATATCAATTTCCGTTCGGAGGCAACCCTTGTTGGACAGATTGATGAAG AGTACGAATTTCATGGATTTTTTCCCACAAAGGTGCGGGCTGTCTTTGCGCTGACTTCACGTTTCCTAGTAGAGCTTGTAGAAACAAATCCCATTGTGGTTAAACTAGACGAGATCGAGATTGTTAATCTGGCGCAGCTTCGACCCAATGAAATTGATATGACAGTGGTATTCGGAGACTTCAGTCGTGATGTGCTTGAAATCAACTCAATTCCATTAGAATCACTAGCTGAAATTAAGCATTGTCTGAACTATGCAAACGTCAAGTACTATCAGAACGAGCGAGATCTAAATTGgaatgaagaagtgaagaaattcaGAGATTCCCCACAGAAGTTCATCATGGAAGGTGGGTGGGAGTCCTTGAACCTCGAGGCTGGTGATGCTTCAGACTGTTTCTACTGGGAAGAATATGGTGGATTAGATGAAGAGGATTGGTGA
- the LOC113282631 gene encoding FACT complex subunit SPT16-like isoform X3: MGSLEAHVNGFRYETSSAQPHIDVAYENIKCAFFRAGDDKIPPLLHLHLHNQIILGTEETNNINFRSEATLVGQIDEGNKDLQDFVDKVTNMWDSKPILTNLFESSEYEFHGFFPTKVRAVFALTSRFLVELVETNPIVVKLDEIEIVNLAQLRPNEIDMTVVFGDFSRDVLEINSIPLESLAEIKHCLNYANVKYYQNERDLNWNEEVKKFRDSPQKFIMEGGWESLNLEAGDASDCFYWEEYGGLDEEDW, from the coding sequence ATGGGTTCCCTCGAAGCGCATGTGAATGGGTTCCGGTATGAAACCTCCAGTGCCCAGCCCCATATAGATGTTGCATATGAGAACATAAAGTGCGCTTTCTTCCGAGCTGGAGATGATAAGATACCGCCTCTCTTGCACTTACACTTGCACAACCAGATTATATTGGGGACAGAAGAGACTAATAATATCAATTTCCGTTCGGAGGCAACCCTTGTTGGACAGATTGATGAAGGTAATAAAGATCTCCAGGACTTTGTTGACAAAGTTACAAATATGTGGGACTCCAAGCCTATACTTACCAATTTGTTTGAATCGTCAGAGTACGAATTTCATGGATTTTTTCCCACAAAGGTGCGGGCTGTCTTTGCGCTGACTTCACGTTTCCTAGTAGAGCTTGTAGAAACAAATCCCATTGTGGTTAAACTAGACGAGATCGAGATTGTTAATCTGGCGCAGCTTCGACCCAATGAAATTGATATGACAGTGGTATTCGGAGACTTCAGTCGTGATGTGCTTGAAATCAACTCAATTCCATTAGAATCACTAGCTGAAATTAAGCATTGTCTGAACTATGCAAACGTCAAGTACTATCAGAACGAGCGAGATCTAAATTGgaatgaagaagtgaagaaattcaGAGATTCCCCACAGAAGTTCATCATGGAAGGTGGGTGGGAGTCCTTGAACCTCGAGGCTGGTGATGCTTCAGACTGTTTCTACTGGGAAGAATATGGTGGATTAGATGAAGAGGATTGGTGA